From Strix uralensis isolate ZFMK-TIS-50842 chromosome 1, bStrUra1, whole genome shotgun sequence, a single genomic window includes:
- the PRDM14 gene encoding LOW QUALITY PROTEIN: PR domain zinc finger protein 14 (The sequence of the model RefSeq protein was modified relative to this genomic sequence to represent the inferred CDS: deleted 4 bases in 2 codons; substituted 1 base at 1 genomic stop codon): MALSLAGESVPGNGGDALGMSPARLAAYYPSFLPPAQYFETVPDFFQPLKPLDGLVPASPPLTPFSFNSVPAFQSQPPPLPAEPFPGLPLPLYAKPPDPFPPREGSPRGAGAPGSPPAPCPDPPRRADHSPGGGGAAGQSYRYHFTEEELNAVLYGAFQSSQPPGSLHAISGLRVPPTSPGKGVSDAGAGGCRRRRQEWHRAAPDGRCCGLLLRPAARQGLAAAARRXGPGAACPPPRPAAAEPRSARPVPAGLTVLQVAYGDVSQLGVFCTDPIPKGVRFGPFEGKVVNTSEIKIYDDNSLMWEIFEYGRLSHFIDGKGSSGNWMSLVNCARFPEEQNLAAIQCQGQIFYESCKEILPKQELLVWYGDCYVQFLGIPISLKSVPEGQGPPQHPEEAGDSFKCERCGKVFAYKYYRDKHLKYTRCVDQGDRKFPCHLCSRSFEKRDRLRIHVLHVHEKHRPHKCSECGKSFSQSSSLNKHMRVHSGERPYKCVYCNKAFTASSILRTHIRQHSGEKPFKCKHCGKTFASHAAHDSHVRRTHNKEKGCTCSVCGQHFPEQMDYHFHMKIHAAH, encoded by the exons ATGGCTCTCTCCCTGGCCGGCGAGTCGGTCCCCGGGAACGGCGGAGACGCGCTCGGGATGAGCCCCGCCAGACTCGCTGCCTACTacccctctttcctccctcccgCCCAGTACTTCGAGACGGTCCCCGACTTCTTCCAGCCCCTGAAACCCCTGGACGGGCTGGTCCCCGCCTCCCCGCCTCTGACCCCCTTCAGCTTCAACAGCGTCCCCGCTTTCCAGAGCCAGCCGCCCCCACTGCCCGCAGAGCCCTTCCCtgggctccccctgcccctctaCGCCAAGCCGCCGGACCCCTTTCCCCCGAGGGAGGGCtccccccgcggggcgggggccccGGGCTCGCCCCCGGCGCCCTGCCCCGACCCCCCGCGCAGGGCTGACCAcagcccggggggcggcggggcggcgggacaGAGCTACAGGTACCACTTCACCGAGGAGGAGCTCAACGCGGTGCTGTACGGGGCGTTCCAGAGCAGCCAGCCGCCCGGGAGCCTCCACGCCATCTCGGGGCTCCGGGTGCCCCCCACCAGCCCAGGTAAGGGGGTCTCCGACGCGGGCGCGGGGGGCTGCCGACGGCGGCGGCAGGAGTGGCACCGGGCGGCACCGGACGGAAG GTGCTGCGGACTCCTCCTCCGCCCCGCTGCTCGACAGGGACTCGCTGCAGCTGCCCGAAGGTAGGGGCCCGGCGCTGCctgc cccccgccgcgcccaGCCGCAGCCGAGCCGCGCTCAGCCCGCCCTGTC CCCGCAGGGCTCACGGTGCTGCAGGTGGCGTACGGGGACGTGTCTCAGCTCGGAGTCTTCTGCACGGACCCCATTCCCAAAGGAGTCCGCTTCGGCCCTTTCGAAGGCAAAGTGGTCAACACCAGCGAGATCAAGATTTACGACGACAACTCGCTGATGTGGGAG ATCTTCGAATACGGGCGCCTGAGCCACTTCATAGACGGGAAGGGCAGCTCTGGCAACTGGATGTCCCTGGTGAACTGTGCCAGGTTCCCCGAGGAGCAGAATCTGGCGGCTATCCAGTGCCAGGGGCAAATCTTCTACGAGAGCTGCAAGGAAATCTTGCCgaagcaggagctgctggtgtgGTACGGCGATTGCTACGTGCAGTTCCTGGGCATCCCCATCAGCCTGAAAAGCGTGCCGGAGGGGCAGGGACCCCCGCAGCACCCCGAAG AAGCCGGGGACAGCTTTAAGTGTGAGCGCTGCGGCAAGGTGTTTGCCTACAAGTACTACCGGGACAAGCACCTCAAGTACACTCGCTGCGTGGACCAGGGGGACCGTAAATTTCCTTGTCACCTTTGCAGCCGATCTTTTGAAAAAAGAGACAGGCTGAGGATCCATGTTCTCCACGTTCACGAAAAGCACAGACCTCACAAG tgctcAGAGTGTGGGAAGAGCTTTTCTCAGTCCTCCAGCCTGAACAAACACATGAGGGTTCACTCTGGGGAGCGCCCCTACAAGTGTGTCTACTGCAACAAG GCATTTACGGCATCCAGCATCCTGCGCACTCACATCCGCCAGCACTCGGgggagaagcccttcaagtgcaAGCACTGCGGCAAAACCTTCGCCTCTCACGCAGCCCATGACAGCCACGTGCGGCGCACGCACAACAAGGAGAAGGGCTGCACTTGCTCGGTGTGTGGCCAGCACTTCCCAGAGCAGATGGATTACCACTTCCACATGAAGATTCACGCCGCTCATTAG